GCTTGCGGATGATCCACGCAGCGAGGCGCGACTGGTGCTGGGGGTGCGATTCTGGTTCTGAGTCACACAGCCTTCGCGAGCAAGCTCGCTCCCACAGGAGTCCGCAGGCGCTGAAAGTATTGCGTATACTGCCGGGCTTTCTTCCAGAGCACCTTCACCGTGGGCAACAAACGCTACGCCTGTATCGGCCTGTACAACCCCAAGTCACCGGAAAACGTCGGTTCCGTGATGCGCGCCGCCGGCTGCTACGGCGCCGCCTCGGTGTTCTACACCGGCAAGCGCTACGAGCGGGCTCGGGATTTCGTCACCGATACCAAGAAGATCCACCAGGACATCCCGCTGATCGGCATTGAAGACCTGCGCCAGATCCTGCCCCTGGGCTGCACCCCGGTGGCCGTGGAACTGGTCGAAGGCGCCCGCCCGCTGCCCGAGTACACCCACCCGGACCG
The Pseudomonas sp. DTU_2021_1001937_2_SI_NGA_ILE_001 DNA segment above includes these coding regions:
- a CDS encoding RNA methyltransferase, encoding MGNKRYACIGLYNPKSPENVGSVMRAAGCYGAASVFYTGKRYERARDFVTDTKKIHQDIPLIGIEDLRQILPLGCTPVAVELVEGARPLPEYTHPDRALYIFGPEDGSLDQEIRDWCEDVVYIPTEGCMNLAATVNVVLYDRLVKGNNTRSGPQFGRDKLAPSGSQ